In the genome of Mixta calida, the window AGCGTCGGTATCCGGGATTATCACCGGCGTCCTGCTGGCCATCGCGCGTATCGCCGGCGAGACCGCCCCGCTGCTGTTTACTTCGCTGTCGAACCAGTTCTGGAGCACCGACATGATGCAGCCGCTGGCCAACCTGCCGGTCACCATCTTTAAGTTCGCCATGAGCCCTTTCGCCGAATGGCAAAGTCTGGCCTGGGCTGGCGTTCTGTTAATCACGCTGTGCGTCCTGTTGCTGAACATTCTGGCGCGTGTGATTTTTGCCAAATCGAAACATTAATTCACCGTGACGCGACAGCGGCGCGGCGTTAAGAGAAAGAGAAAACTATGGTTAATCAGTCATCCGGCAAAATTCAGGTTCGCGATCTGAACTTTTACTACGGTAAATTCCATGCGCTGAAAAACATCAATCTGGATATCGCCAAAAACCAGGTCACCGCCTTTATCGGACCGTCCGGCTGCGGTAAATCTACCCTGCTGCGCACCTTCAATAAGATGTTCTCGCTTTACCCGGAGCAGCGCGCCGAGGGTGAGATTCTGCTGGATGGCGAAAATATTCTTACCGAGTCGCAGGATATCGCGCTGCTGCGCGCCCGCGTCGGCATGGTGTTTCAGAAGCCGACGCCGTTCCCGATGTCGATTTACGACAATATAGCCTTCGGTGTACGCCTGTTTGAAAAGCTTCCGCGCGCGGAGATGGATGAGCGCGTACAGTGGGCGCTGAGTAAAGCGGCGCTGTGGAATGAAACCAAAGACAAGCTGCATCAGAGCGGTTACAGTCTCTCCGGCGGCCAGCAGCAGCGACTCTGCATCGCGCGCGGTATCGCCATTCGCCCGGAAGTACTGCTGCTGGACGAGCCCTGCTCAGCGCTGGACCCGATCTCTAGCGGTCGTATCGAAGAGCTTATCACCGAGCTGAAGCAGG includes:
- the pstB gene encoding phosphate ABC transporter ATP-binding protein PstB: MVNQSSGKIQVRDLNFYYGKFHALKNINLDIAKNQVTAFIGPSGCGKSTLLRTFNKMFSLYPEQRAEGEILLDGENILTESQDIALLRARVGMVFQKPTPFPMSIYDNIAFGVRLFEKLPRAEMDERVQWALSKAALWNETKDKLHQSGYSLSGGQQQRLCIARGIAIRPEVLLLDEPCSALDPISSGRIEELITELKQDYTVVIVTHNMQQAARCSDHTAFMYLGELIEFSDTDTLFTKPHQKQTEDYITGRYG